The genomic segment TGCTTGTCACTTCCTTGCTTGTCATTTCCTTCAagcttttcttttgttgagtGGTACATTACCACTTTGGCATTTCGCATACACGAAATTCTGAAGCATCAGAATTTCGTGTATGCGAAATACCAAATGCTATATATGGATGCTATATATAACCACCAGCCGCCAAATGCTATATATGAATGCTATATATAACCATCAGCTTTTGGGCCGGTAGCCACTACCAATGCATTAAAGTTTGGTAGGGTGGGAGGTAAAGATTAAAACCTTGTCTCCCATGAATTTTGCATCATCTTAACCACAAATTTGTGATTAAAAAATCCAGACGGGTGCGTAGTACACCTGTCTGgtccggtggtggttcagtccccttCGAGTTATCCCAGAACCTCTTCGGACCCTCCCTCTCCCCAAAGTGTAGGAAGCTATCATATcgacaaaaatatatatatttatggatgatttacttGATACAGAACTCTCATAAGAATTTTTTTCTGTGCCTATCAAAAAATGGCAAGCTCAAGAATCAACGAGGATAGGAGCAACCGATCTGCTGCTTATAGAGCAGTCttagagggaaaaaaacagtCAGTAGAAACCTTTCGCAGTTTCTGGAGGGAAGAAGGTGTTGAACCACTTGATAAATGTGGTGATACTGTTCTCCATTTTCTGGCCATTTACGGAAATGTGGATGCCTTCAGATTACTTCTCCAGGATGGTCTTGTGACCAGTGAAAATCTGAAGGCAAAGAATGTCAATGGCGACACTGCATTGCATGGAGCTGCAAGATTTGGCCACAAGGATGTTGCAGAGTTCATGTTAAGGACAGAAAAGGATTTAGTGTCTGAGAGAAACAAACTGGGTGAAACCCCCCTTTTTGTGGCTGCTGCATGTGGGAAAAAGGAAGTTTTCTCACTTCTGGAAAAGTACATCGGTGATTGCATGATGAGGAGGAATGATGGATGCACAATCCTTCATGCTGCTGTAATTGGAGGATATTACAGTAAGCTTCTCTATCAAGTAAAATTTTGATTGTCTCTGCAAAAGTTATCAAGTTTGTTGCTGAATTTGAACTCTATGCTTGTTCAGTTTATCAGATTATGCTATCTTATCTTTTGTCTAGGTCTATGCTGGTGGAATATGATGTGGGATGTTGTTGCATTAAATGTTAGTCCTTTTCAAGTTTTCGCTCTATTGTATCAAACAGGTTTGGCAATTGGCATATTGGAGTCGTATCCTGATCTTGCTGGCAAAcgtaatgaaaaaggaaaaactgcTTTACATCTTTTGGCTGCAAAACCAGAGTCCTTCAGGAGTGTTTCTGCCTACACGCTCAACGATCTTGGCAGGAAGTCCCTCATTCCTCTGCATATACTCCGAGCTATAATCTATTGGTGTAAGTGCTGTATTATTACCCACATGCAAGTTGCAACATAATTCTTTTCAAGTACTCAAGTACTCTACCCGCATAGCTGATTAGGCAAATTGACAATAATCATTGGGCTGAATGTGATATGGTTTTGAAGTCAATGCAGATCCTATCAAGCATATGATTATTCCCCTCTTGTAGTATGTTCAGGTGACATGAATTTGTGCTTAGCCTGGAGACGTTGCTAAAAATCATctaattttgtgtttaatgGTTTTGGGATCCATGGAGAAGCAATTTGAACTACCATTTTATCTGCCAGCTGGTTTTTTTGAGGATgccctcaaaattttgaaagagtGATATTATCAGTTCGTTGTGTTGCTGGCAGGTATTCCGGTCTTGAACAAGGAATCGCAACCTGTCAACAGTGCAGAAGAACCAAGCAATTCAGCTTCCATTCATAAATTGGACAGATCTTCTTCTGTCAATTATATCTTGGGTAAAGCATCTTCTTGCATCTACTACATATGCACTCATGCTAGTGATGATAGAATATGttgataaaattttgttttcccaaaTTCTTCTTTTGAGAGTTGAAGCATAGTCTTGTCTAGCCTACCTTCGCAGTTACAAGAACGTCTTATTTCCTTTGAGTAAATTAGTTTCTTTATCATGCCTAACCCATGTAAGAATTTAGTTTTCAAGTGGTATTAAGCTGGGCCTGCATGCTCTCTTCAATTTCCTTTTACTTCACATATCTTTATTCGTTGGCGAGCTGTAGAAAAAATGTATAAACAAGCAATTGCAAGTCTAGAAATTCATTTCAGCCAATTGAACCTCCTCAAACTGTTTCTTTTTAAGAACCGAATAGATTTGTGCCAAAATAATAGATGCTAAGAATAACAAAAAGCCTAGGACATGTAATGGATCTTGAAGTACTCATTAATGGAGTTACTCATTAATGGTTTATCCAATTTGATGTATTTGCCCTCTAGGTTTTCCTTGGCTTAAAGAAATTGATGATGCAAAGCAAAGCCATGCAGTTGCACTAATGCTTGCAGAAAGGTTAATCAGAAGAGAAGATTGGAGCAACTATGTGCATACAGAGGACAAAGATATTGAAGGCAGCCAGTTTGGGATATCATCAGAAAAGAAACATAGGATGCCAGATCCACTAATACAAGCAACGAGAATGGGCATCATTGAGGTAGTTCAGGAAATCCTCAGTGTCTACCCTGAAGCTGCGTATACTTTCGATGGAAAAGGAAGGAATATACTGCAAATTGCAGTGGAGGAGAAAAAATGGTTCTTGTACGACTACTTGATGACTAGTGGTACTAACATGGACATGATGCTAAGTGCTATTGATCACGAAGGAAATAGCATTATACATCTCGCAGCACGCCTGGAATCCCCTCCCAGCACTCCCCCTGGAGTTTTTCAGCAAATGATGTGGGAAGTCCTCTGGTTTAAGGTACCAAATTAAATTAATATCAGTATTGCATTGCCTGTTGTAtattgtttaattttcttttccggACTATTTGCAACTTAAGATTGATCTTTGGCTGAACAGCGGGTTCAATATGACTGTTATCCATATCTCTGGCAACTACAAAATTCTGATGGGAAGACAGCAAAACAAGTATTCGAGACGAAACATGCAAGCCTACGTGAAAGTGCTGAGAAAACTGTGAGAGAATTGGCCAACGCTGTGTTGATTGTGTCTACCCTCATTGGTACCATAAACTTTGCTGCAATTTTTACTGTACCTGGAGGTTTCGATCAAACGACTGGAGAGGCCATTTTTCTCAAGAACCGGCACTGGGAATTCGGCTTGTTGATGTTCTACTTATTTGGAGGACTGTTCTGCGCTCTGTTCACCATGGGGACTCTGCTTGTGATTATCTTTTTGCGATTTGAAACTGATGATTTTTATGTTTCCCTGCCCTTCTACTATGTGATGGACATGATTTCCATCTTCTACTCGGCGGTCTTCACAATCGTAGCATGTTGCCAAGCATTAATAGTGCAGAAAGTTGTGATTACCGACTTCACACCCCTTGTGGTGTTCTTCTTTATCTATGGTCTCCTGGCCGTTGTGCTCATGGAAACATCATACGTGATATTCGACTATGTGTATCACCTAATTCGTTATTGCCTTTGTTATAGAGGGCTAGAATCTTAAGCACTGCCCTTGCTTATTCATGTCAATTTCATGCAGACTGAAAAAGTTTTGAGCAAGTTTGTGAAGAACTTTTGCTTGTCATCAGTATTAATTTAGGTGTCATCCGTTCTCATTGTTTAAACAATGAAATCAGAAAAGCCTGTTAGTTGACCTTTTCTCAAATCAATACTCCGCACATAATTGATTATGACCTGGCGTAGGTACAATTTTTTGAGGCAAAATTTTGTGAATGAAAGGTTCATAGCAGACTTCTTCAAGGCCTAGCAAATTACTTTTAACATTCAACTGCTGGTAGGTGtcgtttcctctcacaccaccACAAAGTAATGACGCCTTTAGTTCTGCCATTTGTAAACTGACCATTTACTCAACCTAGCAATCAACATAACTAAGTGAATGCGGACACTAGACAAGCAGAAATTGTAGCAGACAAGTGGTAGGACAATGGCAATTCTAGATCTGAAAACGAAAAGAAAGAACAGTATACTTGTGAAAATTGTTGGCTGTTTcaatactaaaatatcaaaattttaacTAGCAGATAGCAGCAAAAATTTCTGATGATCATGGAAAGCTTTCAGTAAATGGGACTAAATATATCAAGCGAAATTCTATGATTCCTTTTTAGGATGTGGAAGTGCTAAGATCAACAAGAAAATGGAATTTCCAATCTAGTGAATGATAAGGACCTTCAGATCATCAGTTCCAAATCGAAGGTTCTCCTCCTCCTTAATTTTCACGACTGATTTTTCAACTGAGTCACCGCAGTGCTGCACTTCAATCATCTGCAAGGTAGATATCTCCACAAAATCAATGGGAAAATTGTTGAGCTTCTCACATTTTTGTAACACCAGCTGCTCAAGTTTAGGCATGTGATCTTCACTGGCAATCCATTCAACAATGTTTAGATTGCCTAATTTCAAGAATTTGAGTTCAGGGAACTCGTCATCACTCATCTCCCATGTGGTGTCCTCAAAAACTATTGAAACTAATTTGAGAACCTCAAGATTTTCCAATCTGCCAATTGCCGAAATGCGATCCCACCGCAAAGAGAAATGTGACAATGATAGCCTTTTAAGACTTGAAAGAAAGCTAAATTCACCAGCATTAAGTGCCCTACCACAATATAGTATTTTAAGCGAATCCAACTGAGTTAAATCTTCCTATCTCAGAAATTCAGAGCTATTCTGTGAATAATCCCCTGATTGTGTAAAGTCACAACTCAATCTTTCAACATTAGACATCCTTCTAATGATTTCCTCCATATGATCCCCACAAGAAAGATAGGGAGTTGAAAAAGACAACAAATTGGACAATGTGGGGTTTGTGGTCCAACCCATTTGGTAGGCCAAACCACAATTTAAACTCATTAGGTTTCCAAGTCAATTTTTGACTTGAGATTATGGCATGTGACTGGCCAATTCGACTCAGCGTTGTTAGACTGGAACCAAATCGGCTGGTTCGACTGTGAACCAACTTTCTTTTCGAACTGGTTTGTAGCACAAAATCtctttggtaaaaaactagtcAAAACTGTAAAAAATTGGCTAAATCAGTGACCTGATTCAACTAGTTGACACGGTTCttaaacttttctttcttccttttcccaaACATAATTGTAAcactttcatttattaataggaaTGAGTAAACCCACTTACTTAGTGTAAATATCAAGACCactcattttcttgaatgatctcTAAATAAAGATATTTTCATCCCTATGATCTTATCAATTTAGGATCAATGATTCTAACTTGCATTaaattgttttaatttaatttttcaagtagttttggagaatggacatattttagtcatgaatttacatttttatatGTAATTATTTGGTGTACATAGAATATTTACATTTTCTATGATTGGCCAAATATAGACAAGAccttaatttcaatatttccaaaacttatataaatataaaataattatgataTCATGCCGATGTCATAATTATTAATGGTTGATCCAATTTCATGCATCGCCCTCTAGGTAATCCTTGGCTTAAAGAAATTGATGACACAAAGCAAAGGCATACAGTTGCAGTAATGCTTGCAGAAAGATTAGTCAAAAAAGAAGATTGGAGCCACTATGTACATACAGTGGACAAAGATGTGATGGTATCAAACAGAATCTAGGCACTGATTGATAAACTAGTGCAGAACCAAGATTAATAATAGGAAAGAATCAGATAACTAACTGATGAATAACCCAATGAAATGGTATtgatattgatcaaaataagaagATTACAGACTTGgcgggaaaaggaaagaaaaatgatagAATGAAGGAAAATAGAAGGAGAGAATGCTCAGGGAATGATCCCTTACAATGGCTAACAAAATCCCCCTTCCCCTCTGCTGATCCTATCTATATATAGCTAGCTGACAACTAACTTCCTTGGCGTTTTCCAATCCAGCTCGGCCATGTGAATTGCTAACCGAATCTGTTTGCAGGACCACTTGCTGATGAGCTCACGTTGGTTGAGCTTGTTTCCAGCAAAGGCGTGTTTCTAATCTCACGCCTTTGTTTCTGCTTCTTCTTTGTGTTTCACGCTTTTCTCCATTAGTGCACGCCTTTCTCCTTCTAATAAAACGTGATATTAGATTTCCACGCCTTCAGCTTCCCTTCTGTTATCCTAATTAAGGCGTGATACTTAGTTCATGCTTCCAGTTTATTTTAGCTAACTTCTGCTCCATGACAATTGCTCCTCCTTCAATCAATCTTGTcctcaagattgaaatctagggAACTCCTTTTCAATTCGTTCAGCATCCTCCCAAGTAGCTTCAGCTGGTTGAGTTCCCCACCAGTGGATGAGCCACTGTACAGTTGCAGCATTTCTTCTCTTAACAATTCTTCGGTCTAACACTGCTACTGGCTCCACTCTGAGATGCCCCTGTTTGTCTACATTTGGTAACTGGAGTACAAGGGTTGTATGGTTTCccaccttcctttttagtaaggACACATGAAATACTGGATGTATCTTGGCTCCTTCAGGCAACTTAAGTTTATATGCGACCTCTCCTACCTTCTGTATCACTTGGTAAGGCCCAAAATATTTGGCAGACAGCTTGGTGCTGCCTCTTAGTTCCATAGTAGTTTGTCTATGAGGTTGTAATCTCAGGTACACCCAGTCTCCTATATTGAAGGTCCTTTCACTCCTCTTTTGATCAGCATACAGTTTCATTCTGTCTTGTGCTTCCTGTAAGTTTCTTTTGAGTAGCTCATCCAACCTTTGTCTGTCCTTCAGATGGTCTTTTACAGTAGCCACCCTGGCCTGAGTGTAGGGTCCTAGAGCTAGTTGGGGAGGGGTTATCCCATACAGAGCTTCAAATGGACTCATTCGAATGGCAGTGTGGTAGGTGGTGTTATACCACCATTCTACAAGAGAGAGCCAAGCATTCCACCTTTTAGGCTCCAGATGAGTCATACACCTTAAGTACATCTCTAGTACTTGATTCATCCTCTCAGATTGGCCATCTGTTTGGGGGTGGTATGCAGTGCTCAACTCCAGTTTAGTTCCCAGCAGAGAGAACATCTCAGTCCAGAATTGGCTAGTGAATACCCTGTCCCTATCAGAAAGCATACTGAGAGGCACTCCATGCAGTTTGCAGATTTGATCATAGAATATCCTGGCCACGGTTGGAGCATCAAAAGGATGGGATAAACTGATGAAGTGAGCTGTCTTGGtgaatctgtccacaactaccATGATGGTATCCTTCTTTTCAGATAAATGTAGCCCCTCAATGAAGTCCATGGTTACATGGCTCCAGGAGTATTGGGGAATAGGGAGTGGTTGCAGAAGTCCTGGATAGGCTATGTGGTCATCCTTGCACTTTCTGCATGTATCACATTGTAACACAATACTCCTGATGTCCCTATATATTCCTGTCCAGTAAAAAAGTTGTTTAGCTCTGAGATAGCTGGCCTGCACTCCTGAATGTCCTCCTAGCTGAGACTCATGTAGTGTAGCAATAATCTTCTTCCTCAGCTCTCCTGATGAGCCAACTACTATCCTGCCTTTGTATCTGAGCACTCCATCCTGATAAGAGTGTTCTGGTGGGTTACCAAGTGTAAGTACTATTTGTCTGATCATGTTCTGCACTTCCTCATCTCCTTGGTAGCTTCCTATAACTTCCTTTATCCACTCAGGAATGACACAAGTTAGTTCAGTACAATCTCCTTCCTCTCCACTTGCCCTTCTGGATAGAGCATCTGCTGCTATATTCTCCTTTCCCTTCCTGTATTGAATCTCATAGCTAAGTCCCAGCAGCTTGGTGAGCTATTTCTGTTGAAGTGTGGTAGTAATTCTTTGGTCTAGGAGATACTTAAGGCTCTGATGGTTAGTTTTTATAATGAAGTGGTTCCCCTCcagatagtgtctccatttaGTAACAGCAGTTACCAAGGCTAGTAATTCCTTCTCATAAATAGACATTCCCAAGTTCCTGGGTGCCAGGCTTTGACTTAAGAATGCTATTGGCCTTCTGTCCTGCATCAGCACTGCCTCAATCCCTCCATAGCATGCATCAGTTTCAACTACAAATGGCTTAGTGAAATCTGGCAGAGCTAGCACAGGGATGCTACACATTGCCAGTTTGAGTTTCTGAAAAGCCTCATCTGCTGCTGCACTCCAGTGGAATCCATCCTTCTTGAGTAACATGGTGAGAGGCTTTGCAATAGCCCCATACCCCTTTACAAATTTTCTGTAGTATCCTGTTAGACCAAGGAATCCTTTGAGCTCCTTGACAGAGACTGGTTTGGGCCAGTTCATCATACCTTCCACCTTCTTTGGATCTGTCATCACTCCTTCTCCTGAGATAATGTGGCCAAGGTACTCCACCTCTGTTTGTGCAAAGGAGCATTTACTTCTCTTGGCATAGAGCTGGTGTTCCTGCAGCAGGTTCAACACTTCTGCTACCTGTTGTAGATGTACTTCCAGGGAGGGGCTGTAGATTAGTATGTCATCAAAGAAAACCAAGACATACCTCCTCAATTGATCCCTGAAAATGTGGTTCATGAGGCTCTGGAATGTTGCTGGAGCATTCGTCAGCCCAAAGGGCATAACCTTGAATTCATAAAGGCCTTGGTGAGTTCTAAAAGCTGTCTTGTGTCTGTCCTCCACTTGGACTCTGATTTGATGGTACCCAGCCCTCAAGTCAATCTTGGTGAAATATTTTAAGCCATGTAATTCATCCAGTAGCTCATCTATTAGTGGCATAGGGAACTTGTCCTTCAAGGTGAGTTCATTAAGTTGCCTGTAGTCCACACAAAACCTCCAGCTACCATCTTTTGTTTTTACTAGTAATACTGGGGATGCGAAATGGCTATTGCTAGGTTGAATGATTCCCATCTGTAGCATCTCCCTTACCAACCTTTCTATCTCTGCCTTCTACACATAGGGGCACCTGTATGGCCTGATTTGGAATGGAGTAGCTCCTCCCTTCAATGGAATGCTGTGGTCATGGCTCCTCCTTGGGGGCATGCCTTGTGGCTCAGCAAATACTCCTTCAAACCTGTGCAACAGATCTTTCATCTCAGCTGGTATTACTTCAGAGTTCTCTTTTCCTTCCTCTACCACACACAGCTGGGCAGTTATCCCATATGCTTGCTTTCTCCTCCATTTGGCCAGTTTACTCCCTTTGATGGCCCTGAGTTTCAGTTCACTGACTTCCCCTTTCAGCTCCACAGGCTGCCTTCCTTGTATGAATCTTATGGAGAGTTGCCTGAAATCAAACTCAATGGGGCTATACCTAGCCAGCCAATCCACCCCCAAAACCATGTGACAGCTCCCCAATTTCAAAGTGTTGAACTGATGTGTGAATTTGTGCCCCTGCATTTCCCACTGTAAGGCCCCTTGCAGCTGCCTGGATTCCAATtgttctccattggcaaccttGACTGTCAAGGGCCTCCCACTAGTTTGTAGTTGTATGGTCTCTGCTAACCTTTCATTAATAAAACAGTGAGTACTACCACTATCCACCAGGACTATGATTTCCTTTCCTATTATCTTACCCTTTAGCTTAAGGGTCTTATGCTCAGTTCCCCCTGCCAATGCATGAATGGATACTTCTATATTTTCATTACTCAATTCCCCTTCTGGACAGTCACAGAATTCTTCTGTGTCTTCCCTTGGTTCCTCTGATGTCTCCCCTACCCCAAGAGATTCATCTACCAATATGTAATTCAGGTGAGCTTGTTTGCAAATATGTCCCAAGGTATACGGTTCAGCACACTTGAAGCAcaaccccttttccctcttGTAGCTCAGTTCAGAGGGAGTAATTCTCTTGAACTGGTCTACTGACTGGGTTCCAGGTCTAGCATTTCTATTAGGAAGGGCCTCTGGCCTTTTAGGTTGGAAGTTAGGCCACTTTACTTTAGTATGTGGAGGGAAATTCTGTTTGTTGACTGGTGGGATGTTGGGTGGGGAAGAGTATCTTTGCATCATTTTTCCTTGGGTCTTCCTAATGGCTTCCAAGTTCCTCTCCTGTAGTTTAGCAGCTTCAATGGTGTCTGCTAAGGTAAGGGGTCTGGTCATCCTAACCATACTCACTCTTTCTTCTTTTAAGCCACTAAGAAAGCATGATTTATAGTAAGAATCAGGTTGACCAGGAAGAGATACCATTACCATGGATTTTAGTTGTTCAAACCTTTCCAAGTACTCAGTTACACTCCCAGTCTGCATCAATTTGTTGAACTCCTCTATGGCCTCTTCCGGATCTCCTTCTCCAAACCTCTCACATACTGCCATTGCTAGCTCCTTCCAGGAAACCATCCCCTTCTCTTGGTACATGCCATGGAACCAGATATCTGCCTTCTCCTGGAGATGGAGTTGAGCAATATCTGATTTCATCCCTTCTTCCACTCCATGAATCTGGAAATATTTGTTTGCCCTTCTAACCCACTCTCTGGGGTTACCTCCATCAAATGTAGGGAAGTCCATCTTTGGTAACCTGGTTCCCCCTCTATTCCCCATCCTCTCAGTGGTGTCTGTGGTAATCTCTACCCGGGTCTCCCTCTCAGAACTACCTCCTACTACTTCCTTTCCCTTGTCATTCAACTTAGCCATGATCTGAGCCATCATGTTCATCATGCCTTCTTATTTTTTATCTAAATTTTTGATGGCTTTATCTGTGTTCTCCTGTCTATGCTCCATTGCCCTTACAGACTGTTCTACCCCATCATTCTTATTGGCAAAAGTCCTAACCACACTCCCCAACTCAGTGAGCTCCCTTCTCAGAGCTTCCTCCTGAGTTTTAGTCATCTCCCAATGGCTCGTagctagctctgataccactgtgaTGGTATCAAACAGAATCTAGGCAACAGAGCTGCTTCCAATGGACTGATTGATAAACTAGTGTAGAACCAAGATTAATAATAGGAAAGAATCAGATAACTAACTGATGAATAACCCAATGAAATGGTATtgatattgatcaaaataagaagATTACAGACTTGgcgggaaaaggaaagaaaatgacagaatgaaggaaaacagaAGGAGAGAATGCTCAGGGAATGATCCCTTACAATGGCTAACAAAATCCCCCTTCCCCTTTGCTGATCCTATCTATATATAGCTAGCTGACAACTAACTTCCTTGGCGTTTTCCAATCCAGCTCGGCCATGTGAATTGCTAACCAAATCTGTTTGCAGGACCACTTGCTGATGAGCTCACGTTGGTTGAGCTTGTTTCCAGCAAAGGCGTGTTTCTAATCTCACGCCTTTGTTTCTGCTTCTTCTTTGTGTTTCACGCTTTTCTCCATTAGTGCACGCCTTTCTCCTTCTAATAAAACGTGATATCAGATTTCCACGCCTTCAGCTTCCCTTCTGTTATCCTAATTAAGGCGTGATACTTAGTTCACGCTTCCAGTTTATTTTAGCTAACTTCTGCTCCATGACAAAAGATCTTGAAGGCAGCCAGTTTGGGATACcatcagaaaagaaaaattggatGCCAAATCCACTACTACAAGCAACAAGAATGGGCAACAGTGAGGTAGCTGTGGAAATCCTCAAAGTCTACCCTGAAGCTGCGTACACCTTCGATGAAAAAGGAAGGAATCTACTGCAAATTGCAGTGGCGGAGAAAAAAATGTTCTTGTATGACTACTTGATGACTAGTGGTATTGACAAGGATAGGCTGCTAAGTGATATTGATTACCAAGGAAATAGCATTATACATCTTGCAGCAAGCCTGGGATCCCCTCCCAGCACTCCCCCTGGAGTTACATACCAAATGATGTGGGATGTCCTCCGGTTTAAGGtacaaaatgaaattaattCCAATATTGCGTTGCCTGTTGTATATTGTTTAATATTCTTTTCGGGGCTATCTGCAATTTATAATTGAAATTTGGCTCCAGAGCGAGTGCAGTATGACTCTTATCCATATCTCTGGCATCTACAAAATTCTGAGGGAAAGACAGCAGCACAGGTATTCGAGACGAACCATGCAAGTCTGCGCGAAAAGGGTGAGAAAACTTCCAAAGAAATTGCCGACAGTGTGTTGATTGTGTCTGTCCTCATTGGTACCATAAACTTCGCTGCATTTTTACTGTTCCTGGAGGTTTCGATCAAGACAATGGAGACCCCGTTTATCTCAAGACCCGGCATTGGGAATTCGGCTTGTTGATGTACTACTTAGCTGGAGGGCTGTTCTCCCCTCTGTTTGCCATGGGTACTCTGATTGGGATTATGTTTTTGCAATTTGAAACTGAGGATTTTTATGTTGCCCTGCCTTTAAAGTGTGTAGTCACCACAATTTCCATCATCTCCTCCGCGGGCTCCACAATCATATATAGTAGAGACAGTTGCGGTTAGCAGCTTCCAAATCCTTCTGGTGCTCTTACTTTCTTATGTTATGATGGCCTTTGTGTTCCTGGATACATCATATCTGATGTTCGACCAAGTATTATGTGATTCGTTATTCACTTTCTTATAGAGGGCAAGACCCTTAAGCACGGCCCTTGTTTATTCATGTCAATTGGATGCACACTGGAAAAGTTTGTGCTAAGTTTGTAAAGAACTTTTGCTTGTCATCTACTTATTTAGTTTAGGGTGAATTTCGATTTGGCCCTCCAAATTTGACCAAGGTGTCGAGTATGCACTTCAAAGTGATTGCATCTCAATTAAGCCCTTCAAACACAGAACTATGTTCCAAACCAGCCCTTTGGTCAACTCAAGTTACATGATTAACGTTTCGTTGAGCTCTAAGAGATGAGTTGATGATAATAGGTGCagcttaaaaaaaattaaactaattaagaTTTTCAAGATTGAGATTattgagtttttattttattaatcagTTTTTGAAGTTGGTGAATAGAGATTGGAAGAGTAGGAGCTTAGAAGTAAAGTAGCAGGAGCATTTAGATTAGAGCAGCCACTTTTTTTTGTAGCCAAGATGTTAATTGCTTCAAAGTCCCTAACAGTTtgataaattttcattttatctcTCAAGCtcactaaaattttaatcactTGACTTGAGTTGACCAAAAGAATGGTTTGGAATGTAATTCTAGGTATGAAGGGCTTAACTGAGATGTAATCACTTTCAAGGGCTCAATTGACACTTTCGAGGGCCATATCAAAATTCGCCCACTTACCTATTCCTATATACTATTATTCAGTGTTATTCACTGTTACGGGTTGCTccggaaggaaggaaggaaggaaggaaaaatggaGTTCCTTGTTCTCAAATTGCTTCTCCATCATGTTCAAGCGCTGTGCCACCTTTTCAGTTGCAGAAGCATAGGGATCATAAACAAATGTTGAGCTAGAAGAAGCAGTCCGCCCCATCTGATCACACTCCGGCGGCTTAGTGATTGATCTGTATGCCGAACAAAAATGATAGGAATTAAAGTGGAAGACAACAAAGTCAAAAGAAGCTCGAGTTTTTCTATATACTAAGACAGAAGGCACCAGATAGAAcatggtttttctttttgttttggattCCATGGTAGTCTGAAGCAACAAATTCTAATCTACGCAGTAGCTCCCCCCACTCAATTGTTGGTGTATTAGCTGGGTTAAGATTGAAGTTTGAACACGAATAATTTACACCATCTAATACACAATTATCAGCCAGCAGCTTATTTCATCAATTCATTCCACCTCCATGATGAAGGTGTAAACTAAATAATCTAAGCCTTAAAATCT from the Coffea arabica cultivar ET-39 chromosome 11e, Coffea Arabica ET-39 HiFi, whole genome shotgun sequence genome contains:
- the LOC113718453 gene encoding uncharacterized protein isoform X2, giving the protein MASSRINEDRSNRSAAYRAVLEGKKQSVETFRSFWREEGVEPLDKCGDTVLHFLAIYGNVDAFRLLLQDGLVTSENLKAKNVNGDTALHGAARFGHKDVAEFMLRTEKDLVSERNKLGETPLFVAAACGKKEVFSLLEKYIGDCMMRRNDGCTILHAAVIGGYYSLAIGILESYPDLAGKRNEKGKTALHLLAAKPESFRSVSAYTLNDLGRKSLIPLHILRAIIYWCIPVLNKESQPVNSAEEPSNSASIHKLDRSSSVNYILGFPWLKEIDDAKQSHAVALMLAERLIRREDWSNYVHTEDKDIEGSQFGISSEKKHRMPDPLIQATRMGIIEVVQEILSVYPEAAYTFDGKGRNILQIAVEEKKWFLYDYLMTSGTNMDMMLSAIDHEGNSIIHLAARLESPPSTPPGVFQQMMWEVLWFKRVQYDCYPYLWQLQNSDGKTAKQVFETKHASLRESAEKTVRELANAVLIVSTLIGTINFAAIFTVPGGFDQTTGEAIFLKNRHWEFGLLMFYLFGGLFCALFTMGTLLVIIFLRFETDDFYVSLPFYYVMDMISIFYSAVFTIVACCQALIVQKVVITDFTPLVVFFFIYGLLAVVLMETSYVIFDYVYHLIRYCLCYRGLES
- the LOC113718453 gene encoding uncharacterized protein isoform X1, with protein sequence MASSRINEDRSNRSAAYRAVLEGKKQSVETFRSFWREEGVEPLDKCGDTVLHFLAIYGNVDAFRLLLQDGLVTSENLKAKNVNGDTALHGAARFGHKDVAEFMLRTEKDLVSERNKLGETPLFVAAACGKKEVFSLLEKYIGDCMMRRNDGCTILHAAVIGGYYSLCWWNMMWDVVALNVSPFQVFALLYQTGLAIGILESYPDLAGKRNEKGKTALHLLAAKPESFRSVSAYTLNDLGRKSLIPLHILRAIIYWCIPVLNKESQPVNSAEEPSNSASIHKLDRSSSVNYILGFPWLKEIDDAKQSHAVALMLAERLIRREDWSNYVHTEDKDIEGSQFGISSEKKHRMPDPLIQATRMGIIEVVQEILSVYPEAAYTFDGKGRNILQIAVEEKKWFLYDYLMTSGTNMDMMLSAIDHEGNSIIHLAARLESPPSTPPGVFQQMMWEVLWFKRVQYDCYPYLWQLQNSDGKTAKQVFETKHASLRESAEKTVRELANAVLIVSTLIGTINFAAIFTVPGGFDQTTGEAIFLKNRHWEFGLLMFYLFGGLFCALFTMGTLLVIIFLRFETDDFYVSLPFYYVMDMISIFYSAVFTIVACCQALIVQKVVITDFTPLVVFFFIYGLLAVVLMETSYVIFDYVYHLIRYCLCYRGLES